Proteins from one Mesotoga infera genomic window:
- a CDS encoding MATE family efflux transporter — protein MKFSSSEERARALGKMKIPSLLIGLSIPSIIAMLTNAIYNLVDAFFIGRIGTSAMGAIAIAFPIFNLIGAVGLTYGVGGASYVSRLLGARDKEQADRAASTAFFTSLATGIAFTVLGLTFLDPLLKAFGATETIMEYAREYTMVIIMGSILNMMNMTMNNLVRAEGNAPRFMMAMVSGALLNVALDPLFIFGFGMGVVGAALATVISQSVSTMILLEYYLRKKSYTRLSIKLYRFSLHIYGEIFKIGLPTFLRQFLSSFSVALLNNAAAVYGDHAVASVGITMRVLMLGMMVLFGYGQAFQPVTGYNYGAKNYSRIFEALKFSLIVTTAFAIVFGIAGMVFPGMIINIFSDDPKVIEIGSQALRAVSIFFPTFGFVLTFNYLFQGMGKGLSAGILSMAKQGIFLIPAVITLPRIFGLNGVIYAQTVADFFTLFVAGILAIRAIKKLRIESRSQVADGRAG, from the coding sequence TTGAAGTTCAGCAGTTCGGAGGAGAGGGCCAGAGCTCTGGGAAAGATGAAGATCCCGTCCCTTTTGATCGGACTCTCCATACCGTCTATCATAGCCATGTTGACCAACGCCATCTATAATCTAGTAGATGCCTTTTTCATCGGGAGGATCGGAACGAGCGCGATGGGCGCTATCGCCATCGCCTTTCCAATATTCAATCTTATCGGCGCCGTCGGTCTCACTTACGGTGTCGGCGGCGCTTCGTACGTTTCCAGATTGCTGGGCGCAAGAGATAAGGAGCAGGCCGACAGGGCCGCTTCCACGGCCTTTTTCACCAGCCTGGCGACGGGAATCGCCTTCACCGTCCTGGGACTTACCTTCCTCGATCCTTTGCTCAAGGCCTTCGGCGCCACGGAAACGATCATGGAGTATGCCAGAGAGTACACGATGGTAATAATCATGGGATCGATTCTTAATATGATGAACATGACCATGAACAACCTCGTGAGGGCCGAAGGAAACGCGCCGAGATTCATGATGGCCATGGTGTCGGGAGCCCTTCTAAACGTCGCCTTAGACCCACTCTTCATCTTCGGCTTTGGCATGGGGGTGGTCGGCGCCGCGCTGGCCACGGTCATTTCCCAGTCCGTATCGACCATGATACTTCTGGAGTACTATCTGCGCAAGAAGAGTTATACACGTCTGTCGATAAAGCTCTACAGGTTTTCGCTTCACATTTACGGCGAGATCTTCAAGATCGGCCTGCCAACCTTTCTAAGGCAGTTTCTATCGAGCTTCTCGGTTGCCCTGTTAAACAACGCGGCGGCCGTGTACGGCGATCACGCCGTCGCCTCGGTTGGAATCACCATGAGGGTGCTGATGCTGGGGATGATGGTTCTCTTCGGTTACGGCCAGGCTTTCCAGCCCGTTACCGGCTACAACTACGGTGCGAAGAATTACTCTAGGATATTTGAAGCACTCAAGTTCTCACTGATAGTTACTACGGCCTTCGCGATCGTGTTCGGAATTGCGGGCATGGTCTTCCCCGGTATGATAATAAATATATTCAGCGACGATCCTAAGGTCATAGAAATCGGTTCGCAGGCTCTCAGAGCCGTGAGCATCTTTTTCCCGACCTTTGGCTTCGTTTTGACATTCAACTATCTCTTCCAGGGCATGGGAAAGGGACTATCGGCCGGTATCCTCTCTATGGCCAAGCAGGGGATATTCCTCATACCGGCCGTGATAACGCTGCCCCGGATCTTCGGGCTAAATGGAGTCATATACGCACAAACAGTAGCAGATTTTTTCACACTGTTCGTCGCCGGGATCCTCGCCATAAGAGCGATCAAGAAACTCAGAATAGAGAGTCGATCACAGGTTGCCGACGGGAGGGCCGGATAA